Genomic segment of Melospiza georgiana isolate bMelGeo1 chromosome 27, bMelGeo1.pri, whole genome shotgun sequence:
TCGGACATCATCTTGTCCTGCAGGGGAGAGGACAAGGACAGCCTGTAACAGACTTCAAGGCTGACATTTGATGGACTTGGTCTTTTCCAACTGCAATGAGTCTGTGATTCTATTTTGACAGGAATAAAGTGAGaagaacagctccagctcctgtgcctgggagtgtgagcagcagagcctgagcacagggctttgATACCCACCAGGTTCTTCTCAATGTCCTGGTCTGTGTTCACGTCTGCATCAGCCGCCTTGAAGTCGGTCTGTGAAGGGACATGATTGAGATCAGACCCTGCAGTGACCAGAGAGGGACTCCAGGCCCTCCCTGGCACCtgctccagtgctctgccaccctccacAGAAAGGAGATCTCTGTCATATTGTGATGACACTTATCATTTTCGTTTACGGCCATCGTTCCTCATCCTATAGCTAGGCACCAACAAAAAGAAGCTGGCACCATCCTCTGACACCCCCTGGAGATATTTATATGCATTAATGGGATCCCCTCTCAGACTTATCTAGCCCAACtaggcccagctcctgcagcctctccttcTAGAGAGATGCTCCAAACCCCTCATCATCTTCACAGCCTCCACTTCACCCTTCTTCAGTAGCTCCTTCTCTTTCCTGTACTGAGCAGCCCAGACCTAAACACGgcactccaggtgtggcctcatTAGGGtcaaattttaattaaagattAATTAAAATTCAAGCAGAGGACCGGGCATACAGCAGTGGTACAGACGTGTTCTACCCTTCAGCCACGGCTTACTCAGTTCTTTGTCCTCTGGGTTCCACAGGAGCCTTGCAGAGCCCTGGCCCCGCAAAGCACAACCCCGGAGTGAGCTGCACCCACCTGCACGGCGGAGCTGCACCCACCTGCACGGCGGAGCCCCGGGGAGCTACAGGAGCCCCGGGAGCTGCACCCACCTGCACGGCGGAGCCCCGGGAGCTGCACCCACCTGCACGGCGGAGCCCCGGGGAGCTGCACCCACCTGCACCGCGATGTTCTGCGACGGCCTGGCCGGGGCCGCCTCCTCGTCGGGCTCCTCGGCCCCCGCTCCGCTCTGTCCCGCGGCCTCCgcgccgccgggcccgggcTCCGCAtcgccgccggggccgggggcggccgcGGGCTCCGCgtccccgccgggcccgggctcGCTGGGGCTCTCCGGGGCGGAGAGCGGGCTCCCGCTGCGGAACGGGGAATGGCTCAGCCGCGGCCGCGTCCCGGCTCCAAGCCGGCTATACCCCGGCCCCATCCCCGCTCCATCCCGGTTCCATTCCCGCTCCATCCCGGCCGCATCCCCGCCCCATCCCCGCTCCATCCCGGCCCCATCCCGGCCCCATCCCCGTTCCATTCCCGCTCCATCCTGGCCCCATTCCCGCTCCATCCTGGCCCTATTCTCGCCCTATCCCGGCCCCATCCCCGCCCCATTCCCGCTCCATCCCGGCCGCATCCCGGCCCCATTCCCGCTCCATCCCGGCCCTATTCTCGCCCTATCCCGGCCCCATCCCCGCTCCATCCCGGCCCCATCCCCGCCCCATCCCGGTTCCATGCCCGCCCCATCCCGGTGCGCtgccgccccgccgggcccccCCGTTACCTgccgggcggcgcggcggggccgggctcgCAGAGGCGCGGCGGCTCGGGGCCGTCGCCCTGCGCCTGTTCCAGCGCCATGGGGGCGGCtgcggggctgggccgggccggcggaGCGGCACCGGGCGGCACCGGGGGGCACCGAGCGGCACCGGGCGGAGCGCACGAcccgcgcccccgccgcgccgcccctTCCGCCCCGCGCCCCGGCGGATGTGACGCCGCTGTCAGCGGCACCGCGGttccggcggcggcggcggctcatGCCCGGTGAGCGCTGCGGGGCGGCACCGGCGGGCGGCGCCGGGCTCCGGGCGGCGGGAGGGATGCGCGCCGGGCCGGGGAGCGCTgccgccgggcccgggcgggggtggcggagcggagcgggggtGCTGTGCCCGGGGGTGACCTCCGCGGTGTCCCCGGTGCCGGTGACCGGCGGAGCGGGGAGCGCCGCGGCTGCCCCGGGGCGCTGCGCGGTGCCGCTGCCGGGGCGCTTGAAGCCCGGCTTTTGGGGAGGGAGAGAAACGCGGGTTCGGTGTGCGGCTGATGAGCTGTGTCAGAGGGGAATGGAGCGGGTTCCGGGAGGAAAAGGGCCGGGGTGtggagccccgggcacggccgggcaGCGGGACCTCGGGAGGTGTTTCCCCGCTCTGCGGTGCCCTGCTTTGTGGACTGCGGGTTGAACCGGGGCTCGGCGGTGATTGCTGCCCGTGCCAGGGAAAAGCCGGTTCCTCCGGCCGTGGAGCGGGTGAGGAACGAGTTCCGTGGGGCTCCTGCAGAGGAGGAACCGGCTCTGGGCTGCCCGCGGACCATGGCGGTGCCCGTGGTGTTTGCTCTGGGGAGCCACGCATCAAGAGTTTCTTATCAGTTCCTTATCAGAGGCAAGAGGGGGAAGTGGCTTCTCCTGCTGGCAGCCCAGCGCGGTGTTTCCTGGTCCGGGGCTGGCAcccggcagggcagggcagggcagggctgggatcgATCCCTGGCTATGCCTCCCGTTCTGAACCCTGGGAAGGAGCCGCTGGTGTTCCCCGGGAAGGGGATCTGCCATGCAGCGGGTTGGGGGCAACCCCTATGGGGCTCTGTGGGACCTTCAGGTGGCCCTGGCCACCGTGTCCCTCATCAGGAGGGCTTCTCACCAGTTTCACCTCTGCCCTTGCAGCCCTCCTGTCTGATGCCGCACTGGAGGCGGGGAGCGCCGCTATGGAGTGCGGGGATGGAGGCCACGCTCTGCATCCACACGTGCCTTTGGCTCAGCGCTTCCTGGATCCCCCTGGCCTCGCCGGCCCTGGACGCTGAGGGAGGCCACGGGAAGCTGACGTGGGCGGTCAGCCTGGAGGCACccgaggaggagctggagcagcggGCAGAGGAGCTGGCCCGGACTGCGGGGCTGGTGAACATGGGCCGTGTCGGGGAGCTCAAGGGCCATTACCTCTTTGCCTACCAGCCCGACGGCCACGCGGCGGCTGAGCACGAAGCCATCAGGAGATCCGTGGACACTTTGTTTGCACAGCACGACAGCGTGCGGTGGCACTCGGAACAGAAGCTTCTGAAGCGCTCCAAGCGCAGCCTGCACTTTAACGATCCCAAATACCCCCAGCAGTGGCATCTGGTGAGTGGTTTCCcggctcctgctgtgctgccaggctcgGGCTGTCTGTGTGGCCATGGGAGAGCTTcatgcaggaggcagagcagcctctcACTGTGCTTTGGAGAGGAGGGAGCTCGCTGAGAGCTCGCCCTGCCTGCCGTGTGCTCGCTGTGATGATgggaggaagcagctcctgcagctggttGTGCACTGGTGGCGTTGGGGTGGGCAGAGGGCTTTGGCTGGAGCACACTGTGCCCTCCATCTCATGGCTCCAGCAACTTCTGCTTGTTGTCAGCCTCAAACAATCTCCCCCAACTGTCCTGTGAGTCCTTCCCGTGctggccccagccccacacaccaTGTCCAGTGCCCCCAGGAGGTGCCCTCAGCGCTGAccctgtcccctcactgtccctTCTGGTGCTTAGAACAACCGCAAGAGCCCCGGCAAGGACATCAACGTCACGGGCGTGTGGGAGCGGAACGTGACGGGGCGCGGGGTCACGGTGGTGGTGGTGGACGACGGCGTGGAGCACACCATCAAGGACATCCAGCCAAACTACGTGAGTGCCTGTGCAGCCTGCAGGCCGGGCAGCGTGACAGGAGTGTGTGCGAGCCCAGGgtccagcctgtgctgtcaCCTTGGCTCAGCCAGGGCGGAAAGTGCCAGCAGCAACCCTTTCCTGGCAGGTTCTGCGCCCGGGTTTTGGGGTAACCTGTCTTTGTGCAACACGTGGGGGGCAGCTGGGATCCCTCTGACCcgcagcagtgcctggagctgccctggttggtcccttccccacagcagagctggcagtgatgagctgcagccctgtgagGAAGCAGCCTCCAAGttcccctgctgcccagcctgtgtTTCAGCCCGTGCTGTGCTCTCCTAACTCCTGCTGTTCCCAACctgaggggagcagagcccagtcCTGAGCGTGGCTCtgtctgcagagcccagagggcAGCTATGACCTGAACTCCAACGACCCTGACCCCATGCCTCACCCCGACGAGGAGAACGGGAACCACCACGGCACGCGCTGCGCCGGGGAGATCGCGGCCGTGCCCAACAACAGCTTCTGCACCGTGGGCGTCGCCTTCGGCAGCCGCATCGCGGGTACgtcccctgccagggctgccagggctgccccccATCCATCCCCGGGTACTGCAGTGTCACCAGTATAGCTGGGATGTGCCCGAGCTGGGCTGGCCCTTGGCGTTTGCAGTTTGTGCAGCTCGTGTGAcccgtgtccctctgtcctgcaggcATCCGAGTGCTGGACGGGCCCCTCACGGACAGCATGGAGGCCATTGCCTTCAACAAGCACTATCAGATCAATGACATCTACAGCTGCAGGTGAGCTCCGGGaccctgagctggctgccagccctgctctgcctggggacGGCTCACAGCTCATGGCTGagtgctcacagcagctcccatcctgctgtggctgcaatTAGCCTTGATAACCTTGTTATCAGATGGCCTTGTTAACCACAATCCCGTTGGTGGAGACCTGTCCcgggctctgcacagctcctgcaggtgtgagctgtccctgtgtgtgctcTTGTGGCTGCAGTTAGCCTTGAGGCACCACCATCCTGTTCCTGGAGACCTGTCCCgggccctgcacagctcctgcagttgTGAGAAGtgcctctgtgtgctgctgcagcatatcccctgggctggctgtgctggagggggCACTGTGCTCCCCTCTGTGGTCAGGCAGCCCCGGCTGAGCCGTGTGATGGGGACTGGAATGTGTGAGAAGCCTCttgttaaataaaaatcaaacgTTTTGTGCCCTGGAATCTGACCCAGGGGGCACAGTGCAGACACGGCAGCCGTGTCCCAGCAGCGAGGGGCCATCCTGACGGGTGGGAAAGTGCCGTGCTCTGCAGTCCCAGTggtggctctgggagcagctgggagctcGCTGtggtggcaggaggagctgcccgGGGCCGTCACCTCACCCTGTCTCTCTTTGCAGCTGGGGTCCCGACGACGATGGGAAGACTGTGGATGGCCCCCACCAGCTGGGAAAGGTaaatccctgccccagcagccctgggggagccTCCAGGGCTTGTGGCTGTTGCCCGCCCATTCAGGGTGAAAGGGATGTGGCTGTGACACTCTGCAcgtctgtgtgtgtcccttgGTGCCAGCAGAGGTGTCCCTGGTTGGGAGAGGCCAcgctgcagcaggagggcagggcagggtgagctTTCCAAGGAGAGGCTGcttccagcagggaaaggctctTTCCCAGCCTGTGGAAGGTGTGGCCCTGACAGCCTGTGCAGCCCACGGGGTGCTCTctgctcaggagctggagctttccctgtgctcaggatGGTGCCCTTGGATACTGGCAGCAAACAAAGAGGGGTGGGATTGCAGTGGGAGGCAGAGtcagagctgaggctgctccttcccagacCATTAAGGTTTTCTcagagctcctgtgctgcaggactgctgcagagcacactcagcctgcctgtgctgcagcaaggGGTCACTGAGGGGCCCCAAAAGCAGCACTGGGGTGTGGTTCTGCtccagtgctctgctgctgtgctcttccaagcacagctcagcagcgcTGACAACCGAGCAGTTCGCTCACCATAACAAAtggttcccagccctgcaggttaATTTATTCCCTTCCTGCCTGCAGAGACAGCTGGAACAGGCTCCAGGACAcaaagcacaggcagagctcGCTGTGCCACAGAGAATGGGCAGAATGTGCCCTCATCTGCcaggggagggagagcagggtgCTCACTGCCAGTGGGGCTGTGTTCTTGCTCATCCCTCAGACGTGTCCTTCCCCTAGGTGGGAGCAGAGTCTGGGCTGAAATGTGCTGCCAGGTGGGGcgccagctgtgctgggtgccagCAAAGGCAAAGCCCCAgggtctgtggggctgggcactCAGAGAGGGGCAGTGGCTCTGTGTGGGGAGCCCTGATCAcaggtgctgggctggctgctgcagggatccCTGGGGTCAGTGTGGAAggagccccctgccctggggtcaGTGTGGAAggagccccctgccctggggtcaGTAAAAtgagccccctgccctggggtcaGTAAAATGAGCCCCCTGCCCCAGGGTCAGAGGAaggagcccctgccctgggctcagtgTGGCAggagccccctgccctggggtcaGAGGCAggagccccctgccctggggtcaGTAAAAtgagccccctgccctggggtcaCTGGAAGGAGCCCCCTGCCCCAGGGTCAGAGGAAGGAGCCCCCTGCCCTGGAGTCAGAGGAaggagcccctgccctggggtcaGTGGAAggagccccctgccctggggtcaGAGAAAggagccccctgccctggggtcaGAGAAAggagccccctgccctggggtcaGAGGAAggagccccctgccctggggtcaGTGTGGAaggagcccctgccctggggtcaGTAAAAtgagccccctgccctggggtcaGAGAAAggagccccctgccctggggtcaGTGGAAggagccccctgccctgggctcagagGAAggagccccctgccctggggtcaGTGGAAggagccccctgccctggggtcaGTGTggaaggagtggcaggagccccctgccctggggtcaGAGGAAGGAGCCCCTGCCCTGGAGTCAGAGGAAGGAGCCCCCTGCCCTGGAGTCAGAGGAaggagcccctgccctggggtcaGAGGAaggagcccctgccctggggtcaGTAAAAGGAGCCCCCTGCCCTGGAGTCAGAGGAAGgagcccctgccctgtccctccccgcaggctgccctgcagcacgGGGTGATCGCCGGTCGCCGCGGCTTCGGGAGCATCTTCGTGGTGGCCAGTGGCAACGGGGGCCAGCACAGTGACAACTGCAACTACGATGGATACGCCAACTCCATCTACACTGTCACCATAGGTGAGCCCTCCGTCTGCTGCCCTCGGCCTGCGGCAGTGAGGTGATCCCAAAagcacagagcctgcccagctggcagctgctggcagtcTGTGGGGAATGTCTGCAACAAGCATGGCAGTGTCTGGGTGTGCTGGGCTTCACCCCCACGCCTGCACTTTGCTTCTGAGCCTCAGAGCAAGAGGAGGCCAAGGAAATTCCTGCCCGTGCCCAGGCCTCCCTCGCAGGGCTGTGACAGACACTGCCGTGTTCAGGGAATGATCTGGAATGCAGCGTTCCCATCATTTGTTAGAGGAGAAGTGTGTGATCCAttctccagagcagaggctgcatGAGGGGCAGGAGATCTGTGTGATCTGTGTGACACTGAGCACAGTGAGGGATTATTTATCCAGGCTGCCCTTCCTGTAGATCTTCTGGATGGGCAAACACAGGCCTGGTTCTGattcccctgcccagctcccaggccCTGGAGGAGCACCTGGCAGGAGAGGCTCTCAGGGGATCACCACCCCGAAgtcccagcagtgggagcagggcagttTCACACAGGGGTgtctctcccttttccccaggagctgtggatgagaCTGGCTCCATGCCCTTCTATGCTGAGGAGTGTGCCTCCATGCTGGCTGTCACCTTCAGCGGCGGGGACAAGATGATGAGGAGCATCGTGAGTACCTGTGTCCCCTGTCTGTGCCCTCCTGGCcgccccagggacagccaggacacgGCTCTGTCCCCTCTGATTCCCTGTCATTCCCTCTGATGTGCCTTTTGTCCAGGCCCTGCACAAACAGAGGGAGGCTCCTGTTTCTCAGCCCCCCTCGCTCTGCTCCCaagggctgctggagcacagagggcagggagagcctcGGGCTCTTTAAACCACTTGGCCCCAGCTTCTCCTCTGTTCTGGCACGTgggcctctcccagctgaatttttaagaatatttttatcagcttttcccttcttttgCCAAAAAACGACTTCTTGTCAACAACACGTCCTTTCTGCCCGAGCCAAGCAGCCATGGCTGCTTTCCCCCCTGCAGGCCTGAGCCAGCCTGTCCCTCCCTTGGTGCCAGGCTGCCCCCACCCCAGTGCTGGGACCCCTTGCTGTCCTGTggggccagcagagcccacCCACCCCAGGGCAGCTTGGGGGAAGCATTGCTGCCTCCTGATAtttggggctgggctgtccATGTTTGGAGGATCTCCCACCAGAACAGGACTTCCCAAAAGCTCCTTCCTGTGGCTCTGTGCCTGCCACAGTCCGGGCTTGTCGAACAGACTGGGGAAACCTGGGGaacagggagagcctgggatcCTCAGgcacctggctgtgctcagccagctcctcctgcagcccagagccagggcagggatctgtgcccagccagggcaTGGCACAGTCTGCCCCAGGGTCAGTAaaacccagagcagggctggtccttgctgtcAGGAATCCCTGCACTTGTCCCAGGCTGGGTTGGAAAGCGCTGACCCTGGGAAAAAAGGGAACCAGCGAGGGCTGTGCTGCATCCCACGAGGAGCTCCAGGCTCAGGGCTTGCTCTGGCTTCCCCCAGCATGGTGTGAGTGCTTTGGAGGTCACAAATGCACGTTCGTTTTCAACACTGCCTTTGTGGGACACTGACAGGGGAGCTGGCACTCCATGGGGCACCAGGGCAAGGTGCACATGTAGCCTGGGAACAGCCTGTGccacagtggctcctgcagccagcctgaGCCTTGCTGAGCCCCACACAGCCCTTTTTCACTGCTGAACCCCACACAGCCCttttcaggagctgctgaacCCCACACAGCCTTTTTCAGGAGCACAGTCTGCTCCTGGGCACCCTGCAGCTCgctgcagtgctgccagagTTAACTCAGAGTTAATTTCCCTGCAGCCATCTGCTCCAGctctttttgtggttttttttttttcttttaccagaCCATAAACTTTGCGTGGTTTCCTTAATGGGAAGAATTTAATACAGCTTCTGGCACTGGATGTGTTTCCTACTGAAAGTTTGTGCTCTCAGGGTGCTCTGTGTGGGACACTCAGTGTCCCAGCGTGAGCTGGAGCCGCTCACAGCTGGAAAAACGGGATGGAGCCAAGCAAAAACACAATAAACCCTTCAGATTTTGGGCTGTCTCCCCAcggggagcagagggagatgGATGCACTTGCTTTGCAGTGAGGTGGCACGGTCTGAGAGCTGCCTGATGCCTCTTCAGAGGCTGTGTGTGCTCGGCACAGCCCCACGTGGGCCCTGCTTGTGACACTGACCGGCGGTGACAGTGAGGAAGAGCCCACGCTGTGTCTGCCAGGGGTTTCCCACGGAGTTCCTTAGTTAGGGCGAGTTCCTCTCTCTGCAAAGGGAGCTGTCCCCACGCACAGTCCCAGctggggtccctgtccctgcagtcccaggacagctgtgtcccaggctgggctcaggccgGCACAGACACGGAGCGCGCGTCCCtgcgcagcccagcagcctgaCAGGGGCCTGTGCCCCGTCCCTGGGCAGGTGACCACCGACTGGGACCTGCAGAAGGGCACGGGCTGCACGGAGGGGCACACGGGGACGTCGGCGGCCGCGCCGCTGGCCGCGGGGATGATCGCGCTGATGCTGCAGGTGCGGCCCTGCCTCACCTGGCGCGACGTGCAGCACGTCATCGTCTTCACCGCCACCAAGGTGAGTCCCTCCTCCCTCTGTCATCATCTTCACCACCACCAAGGTAAGTCCCTCCTCTGTCATCACCTTCACCGCCACCAAGGTGAGTCCCTCCCTGCGTCATCACCTTCACTGCCACCAAGGTGAGTCCCTCTGTCCTTCATCACCTTCACTGCCACCAAGGTGAGTCCCTCCTCTGTCATCATCTTCACTGCCACCAAGGTGAGTCCCTCCCTCTGTCATCACCTTCACTGCCACCAAGGTGAGTCCCTCCCTCTGTCATCACCTTCACTGCCACCAAGGTGAGTCCCTCCCTGCGTCATCACCTTCACTGCCACCAAGGTGAGTCCCTCCTGTGTCCTTCATCACCTTCATCGTCTTCACCGCCACCAAGGTgagtccctccctccctccttcccaccctcaTCATCTTCACTGCCACCAAGGTGAGTCCCTCCCTGCGTCATCGTCTTCACTGCCACCAAGGTGAGTCCCTCCTCTGTCATCGTCTTCACCACCACCAAGGTGAGTCCCTCTGTCCTTCATCACCTTCACTGCCACCAAGGTgagtccctccctccctccctccctccctcatcATCTTCACTTCCACCAAGGT
This window contains:
- the PCSK7 gene encoding proprotein convertase subtilisin/kexin type 7 isoform X1 codes for the protein MAVPVVFALGSHASRVSYQFLIRGKRGKWLLLLAAQRGVSWSGAGTRQGRAGQGWDRSLAMPPVLNPGKEPLVFPGKGICHAAGWGQPLWGSVGPSGGPGHRVPHQEGFSPVSPLPLQPSCLMPHWRRGAPLWSAGMEATLCIHTCLWLSASWIPLASPALDAEGGHGKLTWAVSLEAPEEELEQRAEELARTAGLVNMGRVGELKGHYLFAYQPDGHAAAEHEAIRRSVDTLFAQHDSVRWHSEQKLLKRSKRSLHFNDPKYPQQWHLNNRKSPGKDINVTGVWERNVTGRGVTVVVVDDGVEHTIKDIQPNYSPEGSYDLNSNDPDPMPHPDEENGNHHGTRCAGEIAAVPNNSFCTVGVAFGSRIAGIRVLDGPLTDSMEAIAFNKHYQINDIYSCSWGPDDDGKTVDGPHQLGKAALQHGVIAGRRGFGSIFVVASGNGGQHSDNCNYDGYANSIYTVTIGAVDETGSMPFYAEECASMLAVTFSGGDKMMRSIVTTDWDLQKGTGCTEGHTGTSAAAPLAAGMIALMLQVRPCLTWRDVQHVIVFTATKYEDRHAKWDTNQAGFSHSHQHGFGLLNAWRLVNAAKIWESVPYLASYVSPVLKEGRSIPWLPQELEVAWNVTPADLQLSGMRTLEHVAVTVTITHPRRGNLEMRLLCPSGMMSLIGTARSMDSDPNGFSDWTFSTVRCWGEEAQGTYRLLIRDIGDDSLRPGTLRQWQLTLYGSSWSPAEMKERQRLLEEAMSGQYLSSDFSLPCPPGLDIPEEQRYTITANTLKTLLLLGCFAVFWTFYYMLEVCLTRNEVGLDLACSSSSSCRWYQQGRKHRALESDLEMESVPLYREKDVEETEMECEHLEPAQDGQEVSWSPTHPKLSSNGRAGSFHEADPGFLGRQASTELLGEDREHQPC
- the PCSK7 gene encoding proprotein convertase subtilisin/kexin type 7 isoform X2; this translates as MPHWRRGAPLWSAGMEATLCIHTCLWLSASWIPLASPALDAEGGHGKLTWAVSLEAPEEELEQRAEELARTAGLVNMGRVGELKGHYLFAYQPDGHAAAEHEAIRRSVDTLFAQHDSVRWHSEQKLLKRSKRSLHFNDPKYPQQWHLNNRKSPGKDINVTGVWERNVTGRGVTVVVVDDGVEHTIKDIQPNYSPEGSYDLNSNDPDPMPHPDEENGNHHGTRCAGEIAAVPNNSFCTVGVAFGSRIAGIRVLDGPLTDSMEAIAFNKHYQINDIYSCSWGPDDDGKTVDGPHQLGKAALQHGVIAGRRGFGSIFVVASGNGGQHSDNCNYDGYANSIYTVTIGAVDETGSMPFYAEECASMLAVTFSGGDKMMRSIVTTDWDLQKGTGCTEGHTGTSAAAPLAAGMIALMLQVRPCLTWRDVQHVIVFTATKYEDRHAKWDTNQAGFSHSHQHGFGLLNAWRLVNAAKIWESVPYLASYVSPVLKEGRSIPWLPQELEVAWNVTPADLQLSGMRTLEHVAVTVTITHPRRGNLEMRLLCPSGMMSLIGTARSMDSDPNGFSDWTFSTVRCWGEEAQGTYRLLIRDIGDDSLRPGTLRQWQLTLYGSSWSPAEMKERQRLLEEAMSGQYLSSDFSLPCPPGLDIPEEQRYTITANTLKTLLLLGCFAVFWTFYYMLEVCLTRNEVGLDLACSSSSSCRWYQQGRKHRALESDLEMESVPLYREKDVEETEMECEHLEPAQDGQEVSWSPTHPKLSSNGRAGSFHEADPGFLGRQASTELLGEDREHQPC